DNA sequence from the Microtus ochrogaster isolate Prairie Vole_2 chromosome 2, MicOch1.0, whole genome shotgun sequence genome:
ATATgggcatatttatattttaacagaCACAAGCTATTTTTACGTCATCCAGAAGATACAGCTGACAAATGGCTTCAgaacacaaaatcaaaaagagaaacatttctcTGTCACCTTTCTCTCATTGCCAGTGATATTCAAGGTTGTgaactttaaatatataaatgatgaTAACTATTGAATTTAGAGAATGCAGACCATATGACTTAtctagattgtgtgtgtgtgtgtgtgtgtgtgtgtgtgtgtgtgtgtgtgtgtgtgtgtgtgttttaaacagagtctctctgtagctttggagcttatcctggaactagctcttgtagcccaggctgacctcaaactcacagagatccacctgcctctgactcctgagtgctgggattaaaggcctgcgccatcACCATCCAGCATTATCTAGAtattttttaagagtttaaaacaGTAACATTTGTATtcatcaaacaaaaaaacattaaaagttaatttttactacaagcatgttttaattttatcattacaTCAACATGAAATGTAATTACGTAAAATGTCAGTTGAATGCCGAATTTTATGTAGTTTTGGCCAAACCTTTTATTACAATAGGAAACAAAACTAGTTTTTATGCTGTGCtaagtggaaaaataaaacacttttcaGATGTCTTAGTTTCCTATTTGTCAGACTGTGGCCTTTTGTTCTCTGAAGGAGAAGTTTTTCCCAGGCTTGGTAGACTGTGACCCTTGGCTTCTGACAGGCAGAGAGCCTGGGGAGTGGTGATTGACACTAATGTCCAAACATTCCTGCAGGCCACAGCTAATGGGATGTTTTTCTTAAGGTGGCAAGTGTAACAGCCCCAGTGCATCTAAAGATTTTCACATTTGCCAGTCTTTAACGGCAACTAGTGGTACAATTCCTGGCCCTAAACCGTCTGCGATCTTTGGTCTTTAAGGCTGCCAAATACCTCTGGCATGATACCAGGGACAACAGTTTGACTTTTCTGGCTGTTTAGTATTCTCTGTCCTCTAGCTCAGATTCCCTGATCTTTCTCACCTTCTCTTCTTCACGTCTgccatttattttgtgtctgcGTTGGATGCTCTCTAGCTGGAGAACTTTCCAGCTGTCTGTTTTTGCAGTGGCTCTTGTCCCAGATGCCTCTGCAGAGAAGGTAACTGCTGTTGCTCTGTGTCCCTACTGCCATTATCTCTGCTACACTCTGCGGCCAACTGCTGTCCTTTCTCTTGCTGAACTTGTCAACTGCTTCTGAAGCTCTGTCTGCCCATCTAACAAGAAAATCAGGCAGAAAATGCCAGTGGAGAGAAGCTTTACACTGGTCCTAATGTTGCTATGGAGAGAGAGGGATACACCGCCGGAAGATGTCTCTCAGCCAGCTTACCAAATGAGCTCAGTGAGCTGAACTACCTGCTTGCACAGCCAGAATTATGGACCATTTACAGCAAATCTTCATGCAGATGAAGGCATATTTACACCAATTGTGGCATTACTAGTTTTATACCAATCACAACAGTAATTTTGCTAAGCCACTCCTCTGACTTGGATAGAGATGATTGCAGGGGAATGTCAGCCCAGCTGACTCATACCAGATCTTTAGGAGCCAGCATCATGCCTCAGCAGCAAGCAGCTCCCATGGTCATCCAGCTTCCTGCAGTCACCTCTGTGGTATCAGTAATTAAGAACTAGCATAAGGGTAGTCTGTTTGGCCTTTTGACTGGTAATCCATCCTTTTTTTCAAGGCGACCTACTTAAAATTTATCAGTTTTCACTTAGGGAGTTGAATCTCTCCACCCcctattattaataataactcATAGGGAAATAAATATCACAAAGGGTATCTGAaacaagaaattattaaaaattaatatcaatTGTAAGCAGCATGGTAATGATGTTAGCAATCCCACAGCGAAATAGGACTCCATAATCAGTCTCATTTTGGTCAATATTATACATTGTGATTTAACATTCTTCCTCTCCTAATCTCTGTTGTGATCCACCTTGTGACACATGGAAGCGTGTGGCTAAAAGGGAGACATGCTGGAGCTCGAATTTCCATCTGGAGCATCATCTCAGGCACCTATAACAGATGTGTTATTCCTTAACAGTAAGGGAGTCTGAGGCTTACCAAAAGGAGAATTCTAAAATTCTGTTACTGGactagagaagggaaaagagagttTCCGCACTCACTCATCCATTTATAACGTGCATGAAGTACGCAGAGAAAACATACATATcagataaattaagaaaatatgccTGTAACAGTATTGTTATTGGGGTAGTTCTACAcgttgtttataatttttaataaatcacaTAGACTGAGATATTAATTTCCTTGGGCAGAGAaacaggatttatttattttttgcatccCTTTAACCTAATGCAGAACGTGGAATGCAATGGAGTGTTAGCAGGTTACAGAGAAGATGGATGAATTAAGGAAGTAAAATGGTATGACATTTAGAGTTttgcttccagaaaaaaaaaatgttcagatttttttttgttatgagAAAAATACTGGGATaggcataaagaaaaagaaataaaagcttagACCATGACTCTCAAATTACTTTCACTTACTGGAAAACATAACTTTGTTGTAGCAGATATTCTTTAGAGTAAGATGTGGAGAGTGACATGAGGAAACAGGTGCAGGGCAAGTGCCATGGTGTGCAGGGAAGGGCGCTGCTCTTTTGAGGGTTAAATCTGAACGATTAATCAGTAAAGATgtcaaattttagaaaaaaagcctgggttgttttttcccccttgggtATATCCATCTCTGTATGTTTCAGTCCCCCAAAgtctagttatttttttttctaaaacataacCCCAAGACATCATAAAATGAGCAACAGGCTTATCGTCTAGCGGTAGAAAATGCCCAATGCCAGTTTTGTGCTTCCTTGCTTTCCACTGTCTAAATGAGTGAGCCCACCTTTCTCTGCCCTGTAGGCTTCTGAGTTTGGAGCAGCAGGCTTGCAATCACCAGCCACAGGCAGGGAAGAGAAATCAGCCATCGACCTTGCAGCTAAGCTCCTGCTTCTTGATGAACTGGTGTCCTTGGAGAACGATGTATATGAGACCAAGAAGAAGAGGAGTTTCCCCGGCTTTGGGTCTCCCCTTGACAGACTCTCAGCTGGGTCTGTAGATCAcaaagggaagcagaggtaggtgagcAAGGAAAATTACCCCACTGTCTGATTCTTTCGTTCTAGGGTCTGTAACAAGATCCCACACTTAAAACACTGTGGACAACTTGAAAGTGAGCAGAAATTGCATGTGCTGGCCAACTTGTTGTTTCAATGATGATTTGAGGGGTAAATGCTTTGGAAGTAGTGCTAGGGTGATGTGCTGGAATAGCTTATTGTGCTTCCTAAGGGAGATACTgctcacagattaaaaaaaaataattagttgACAGGCAatggtggagcacatctttaataACAGCACAGATAGgtgaatctatgtgagtttgagaccagcctggtctatagagccagttccaggactgATTCCATgactactgggaaaccctgtttcagaaaactaaaaacaaaacaaacaaaagttactTGAGGACATTATTAGTTATGGCAGATAAGGGTCAATGTGTATGTGACAGGTAAGGTACTCCAGTCACTTGAGAGTGATATTTTAAAGGCACAACCAGAGTGTTTTCAAGTTATCCTTAATACAGGGCTTCATAAAACAATGTGAATTATTTCACTTCCTATAGCAAGAAACAGAATACACTCAAATTTTGTTTCAGAAcatatgtttaaattaaatttcttctctcttctggccATGTGTCTCATACAAAATCCTCCATAATTCTCAGTTTATCTCTCTCTAAAATGGATATAAGTACTTACTATTTTACTAtctgattttatatataaaatcaggTGACCTAATCAAATGGAAGTGTTTGTAAGCTACAAATCATTATGACAGAATTATAATATATTCATTGATGTCCTCccttaattaataattaaagaatcATTGATTTACTCTCAATACTGTTAAAGCACCATCCTACACATGTCATTTTCAATCCTCCATATCCGTTCCTCTTGCTGTGTATTTCCCATTACAGTGGCATAAGAGTTCCCTTGTACCACATCTAATAGCGGCCTTCCATGTTTTACTATCTTATAAGTTCTGCTTTTATATGACATAAGTATTTCCCCTCACTAGGGCTTCTCTGATTCCAACctaaattatttgttttccatattgattctttctctgctctttcttcatCTCGTTCTCTGTACTATCCCCAGCATTTTATCACCAACTTAtgcccttcttctggcctttggtgATGGCTGTCTACATAAAAACATTTGTATGAGCATTACCCATAGCTCAGAGCATGAGGATAAACTTTTCAGTAAATCCTGCGAAGGATTATGGAATAGCATTGCTACATCAACTACATATCCCCTTCCAAAGACCCCTTGGTTGACTCAGTTTCAGGATTTGCCGAGTCCAGGATTTTGTTGATGATAAGAGTGTAAGACATAATTTTTCCTTGTCCTAAAAGATTCTTGAAGCTCCACTCGGAATGTCACCATATATTAGAGATTGAAGTTTATTTAACCTGCACTTGACAACCAATATCTTACTGATTTTGGAACTTATAGACTCGAATATAGACAAATGCAAATTTGGTTACTTTTAGAGTCTAGGTATGATGTCATAATCcagtgggaaggagaaggaaaatataactgtcacacacacacacacacacacacgcacacacacacacaccacacccacacacttgtgcaggtacatgtgtgcatgatCTAAGTATGGATATCATCATAGACTAACTTTATGAACCAATGAGTTCATTGGGGTTACTTATAGATGTGTGGATAAAGGGTCACTTCCAGGATCATAAATGACTCAGGGACAGTTctgtcaccaaagcccaccctagCATGAATGGCAAAGGTGAGGTTTGGAAGCTGTCCTTTGCCACTGTCTGACAAGCCCAAACTCTGGCTGTGACCttagctagctgataagctttttgtgacccatggagatttatttttttaatttttaatttttttccctgtaaTAAATTTTGGTTTCTAgtgtactagaaaaaaaaacacaacaaagctgGGAATTTGGAACAGACTGTACAGCCTACAGGTAGCTAAACAGATTGGAGAATGTCCTTCTCAGCTTCTTCAAGTTTTCCTGAGTTTCTTCCAAGGAGCTGAGCTTTCTCTGGTTGTCTGGTCTGTGAGACATGTAGGACTCTTGTCTATCTCACTGTGTCTTTACTACTTACATGCCattggggaaaaaagaaggcCTACTAAATCTGgtcaatttcagggacttccagtgctattttgagttgtttacctcaTGTCTAGAAAGGCTTCCATGAGGATGGAATGTTTTCAATCTCACACGACCAGAACAACCAGAGAGGTAATATCATGAGAACTATCCACAACACTAAGTTGGAATGGTTGTTTTAAGGGAAACGGGATTGTATCGTAGCCTATGGCCtaacattatttataaagcatAATTAGCAACCATTCAGGGGCAAGGATGATAGCAGACAAAATTCCtaatgacattttattattttgtggtcGTTAATTGGGAATAAAAGTTTGTTGTAAGGAGATGTTCTGTGAcctgaaaaggagaaaaacaagaagtttaaatattaaatttaatgtcTTTTGTCTTTGAGAATAATAGATAATATCataagagagaaactcaaagttatATAAAAAAGTTATATTAGTTCAAAAAgcaccataaaaacaaatctaataaCTTTCTtatgagaaatagaaacaaaaatgaaaacacagtgaaaacattccataaaataaaaactcataatCACAacagataaaatattattcaaatcaACCATTTTCATAAATGTTAAGTGGAGCTAATTTTTTCTATTAAGATCTGAGTGTCTTCAGGGTATTAGGATATGATATATGGCAGAGAAAACACCTAGCACAGGAGACACTGAGTGTGCCATTCTCCAAAGCTGAAAATAAAGTGATAACATATTAGTCTTCACAGGCAGACCGATAAGGAAAATCAATCCTGCCTCATATTTAAGGAATATGGCTACAATAAAACAATTTAGAAGTGCCAACATATGGAGAAAATGCAAATTGTACAATAAACAGATAAATTAAGGACTAAAAAGGTTCAgtcattaagaacacttgctgctcttatagaagaTTTGATTCCCACACCCATATGGTAATGCCAGTTCTAgcagagctgatgccctcttctgtcctctgcaggcaccaggcacacatgtgatacacatgtgtgatatgcaggcaaaacaccaatacacaaaaaataatttttatttgtaattgatTAAAACGAAAACATTCAATGGCATTCATGTAGGAGGAAACATAGGAAATACTTAGGAGTAGAAAATTCAagaatcaatcaataaatcatgctatctaaatatttgaaatgtctatttaacatataatttaaaatatcatatctagttcaagagcagaaataaatgaaCTTCTCTATTTCAGTTAATATTACAGTTGCTACACAAAGAAGAGTTACACCAAGTAACAAcaagaaataattaatattttaccaCACTCCCCTGGGAAATTagacaacaaaaaaaatgccTAAAAGTGAGCTCAGTAATAAGAGAACATATGGTTCTGGGTTTAGCATCTAGcatcaggaaaaataataaaagaaaataaacctaaaacttTCTTCATAAATTATATTATTGGTGGAAATATTGATATTTCTATCATAACAATATTTATCATGTATCATGGGATGAagtaaatgaacatttatttaataatctAGTTCTGTCATTCCTGATGCTAACaacaactgaaggaaaagaaatgagataaaGTTGTTAGATGAAcgagttaaataaaatttaacaccCAGATATCATGACTTCAAATAGTTTATGAAATATTTGTACTAGTCTGAACTACAAAAACCTTGATTCAatttatatatattgaaaattcctccaaacaaaacacataagCAGCAATCTTCAACAAGCAGCCTGAGTGCCCACCTTGCCACCTCGCCAAGGACATCTTTCATTTAGCAGAAGACGTGAGAGTCCTCGGAGAAAGAGAAGTACTGAACTAGCTTCAGCATCTCAAAACAGCATCTCAATACAGGAGAGCCTGGGTGAGAGCACACTTGACTTTCCTGCTGAGTAGTAACCTGAGCTGCAGTCGAAACATAAGCTGCACAATGTTAAACATTTAAGTTCGTGAATGGAAAGTTGTGTTTTAGACTGTTGGCTCTCTTGAAAGAATACCATTTTCCAGCTCACAAGAGGAGAACTTGTGAGGGAGGAGAGCATTAAGCCTATCTTTCCTACAGGAACTCCATCACTAATAGAGGCAAGAGTTTTTTATGCTCTACTATCTGAAACAACTAAGAAATGATTAAGTGATAGATGAGGAGGAAAGCTTCCTTTATGGAATTATTGTGgataataaatgaaaacagaatagtGGTTTATCTATAGCCTAAAACTCTAATGCTACGCTGGATCCAGACAATGTCACCAACTGCTTCTGTCACTACAGAAGAATAAATGTGTCCCCTGGTGAAAAACCTATTAGTATTTTTAAGATAGCATtatcaaaagacagaaaaaaagagaaacaaaaattcattttgcttttagcTAGATACCAATCTTAGCAAACATAAAATCAGAAGTCTTCTGAGACACCATggagaagcaagcaagcacaaaATCCAGACTTTGgagaacaaaaaaaacaaatagtttaGATTTTCAATAACTGAATTACAAAAATTTTTGTAGGAAAATAAATGATGGACAGAAAAGGGATACTAACAATTAAAATAGACTTGAGAGACTCATGGGGCTATTTAAAAGCCTTTGGGGCTTCCTGATTTAACAATGACGTTATTTAAAGTTGAAATCTATAGGAAGAAATATGAATGAGAACAAGGGCTCCTTAATGATGCCAAGTTGTTATTAGGAAAATGATGACATGTTTCTTTATAAATCCAGAATAAGTTGAAAATTCTTTCAATAGAAACAGCATTTAATTAACCTAACCTACTGAACTCAGTGATAAAATAAGCTGTAGAATATAGCTTGATAATTTCACTGACTGGAACATTCAAGAAATCATATAGATTGTCGGCTCAGGGAAATGCCAAAATTCAATGTACAGTTTCTACAAAAGTTTCATGGCTTTCTTGccatcataaaacaaaaaaaaattgactgtTAAAATGCTGAAGGTATAACGTCATCCATATTTATCTGAAATTTGCTTGAAAATAAGACAGTTGTGGGGACAAACAGGATGAAACAAGATGAAGGGTTCATTGAGCTATTTTATCTTGGCAAGTGTCTGAAATGGTATATAACGaggtttttaattaaataataaaacaaataataaattagaCCTGGCATGTGATTATTTGAGGGAATGACTCAGATATGGAAAATAGAATGAGACATAGTAACACATAGCCCAGTGTACCAAGAATTTTATGGGGACAGAAGGACAAGCAAAACTAATATTAAGACATGATTTCTGTAAGTTTgtcaaaaatagtaaaaaaaaaatatgaattctcAAGTAGAACAATAACAAATTTTGacagaaatatataataatttgaCAGACTATGTGAATTAAGAACATTAGTTTTCATAATAGTGCGTGCTTGTAATCCTGGCATTTGCATGGCTAAAGGGTACTGTAAAAactcaaggaaaaaaatccacagaaagagaaagaagaaaatgaggaacaaGCATTGCTCTTACTCTCTTAGGATAAGAGCACAAGAGATGGCTCAAAATTTTGGGGCAAGTTCTTGAGAGCGTGACAGACTAGTGCAGGGTCCATTTGgtaataaaaaaaggggggagggtaaAAAAACCACAGCAGGAGAACTGCAGCCACACACAGGCATGCTGTATGTCACAGACATTCAGACTGTTGGCTTCAGGTTCTGCACTGCAATACCTGTGTAACATTAGTCAGTATTCCTGGAGCCAGGTTGTGGAGGAAGCATCCGATCTTTGATAAAGTGAAAGAAGAATCTCGTAGAGCTGATTAACATGTGAAGCTAAAGGGagtttttatcttttcctctttttatggGCTTACCTTCACCTCCAAATATTTCCAGAAGCTTGGCTATGCTATGAAGGCATTTGTTCAGACAGTGGCTGACCTTTGTGTCTGAGGAATTTAAGATTTGTTTCTAACTTAAAGTATTAAGTCCTTCACATTTAATTTGAAAGTTGATAGTTAATGTGTTAAAATTAGATATCAACTGCCTTCCCTTTAAGGTTTCTCTGCATCACTCATTCTCATAGGAGGGTCACAGAAATTCTTATTCTTACTTCCAAGTCAAATAGATTAGGTGGTCTGTATATTAGACAACAATATATTGGGTCAAAACAAAGGGAGGTAAGTCATTACAACTgcagaaaacatttctttaatttctgGAGTCTATAAGCAATTTTTATTCAAACTCAagattttctctgtgtgacaAAGTTCCAAGCACTTAATGCCTTCTGACTTGTCCTCGGCACTGATAATTGAAGTAAATGCTGTGTTTCAGTTACAAGCCAATAAAACTGATAGAGCCACACTTGTCCACGTTTGGAGATTGGGTTTGTATGAATTCATGTCCCTGGTTTGAGAGAACAGAGTCGTAAATATACACTGCACATTATTTATACCTCGAATACAGTATTTAGAAAGGATTGTATGCTTTTGAAAGGTCTACTAAGAGATGAAGTTGGAAGGATGTAGGAACGAACAACTgggaaaaaccagaaaaaaaaataagcaaggagAAGGAGAGCGTTAAACAAAGCAGGGTCTGTGCCAGACTGTAGGAAGCAAAAAGATGTTCAACGCTTCTCACTTTCTGCTATTTGAcattaattttcttctaaaaatgacACCAAACTTATTTTCAGGTGATTGGGAAAATtaccttaattttaaaagcaaattcaaCCATGCTTTGAATTTATATACTTTTCTCAAAAATCTCAGCATTTGTATTAAATGTCTGAAGTTAATGAacatctgcttcattttttttttaaataaaaaggagcaGGCATGATTACATCTTAAGTAGATCCTTTAGGCGATTGATACTGACAACTGACCTGGGATTTTTCTGGAGAATGGCACCACACAATATTGAATACACATTGAAAATAACAATGACATTGCTCTGTATTTGAACATTTTTACAAGTATTATTCATATCATCCCATTAATATTTTTAGGTCACCAAAGGAAGTAATATTATTGtgttctcctgtctctccccccacaaaaaaaagtaacacttcagaaatagaaaatttgGAGAGGCTATTTCACCAGAGGCTATATACAAACTCTAAATATAGACAAATGATAGTAGATACACAGCAGCCCAAGGCCCTGGCCTAAGACAAACTGAAAGAGGATTCTGTAAATCAGAGCGTAACTCAGGGGAAATTTTCCCAAGGTAATTTGAGGAGGACAGGTAAAAACAATCCCAAgatcttcctgttcttcctcccttctccctatcCAAGGCCACCCATTTCTTGACTCAATCAATGGAAAACCAAGGAACAcaggaacatttatttaaaaccttCAGCCTCCTAAGGCTTAAAgttaaactagaaaaaataaacagacaagccTGGAGAGAAGATGAAAGATCCATAGTTCAATTATAAACACCCTTCTGAACTGGATCAGTAAACATTTTGTTCTAAAACATTATTCTTATAAATCCAAGATAGAAGAActccacagaaaagaaaacttacatTTTTTCTAGGCAAcctgggaagattttttttccatccctCAATTGATATCAAGGGTGACTATGATGCCACTGGTCACATGTACAAAATGAGCAtgtttactttgtctttttaaaaagtcacggATGAAAGTGTCTACTTACACTCCATTATCCAACCTTGAGTTTTATGAAAATGTTCCTTTGCCTGGTTTCAGCCTGTTCAAGCAGGTGAGTTGAAGTGGGAATGGGCTGTGATCTGTGTCCCCTCTACCACTTTCCCTGTACCTCGTCTGGCTTTTTGTGGAAGCTTAAGTTGGAGCTTACTACTACAACTGGGAAGTTAAGAATTATTAACAGGCACTATCAAAACCTGGCTTTTCAGCTTGTAGGGCTTCTTAAATCCCTACAACAGAGGATGTTTCTGCTGGTCATCACATATCACCCACTAGAATTATTATAAACAGCTTTGCCCTGAGAAGAGTTTTCCCTCTGGAAAGTTAGGCACACTCTTCATCTTCATCCTGTCTTCATGGACTGTTCATTTGGCACCACCACCAACATCAAGGTTGGCAGGAAACCCTTAGAGATGCCCCTGTTACACTAAACCTAAATCAACCACATGCTCCATATAGTTGATTTTGATCACCAAGTAAAGCTGTTTCATGAATAGTCCCATCCTCACTACATGAGGCTGACTCTCACAGCTCTTTGCTCTTAGATTTGGAAGACACTTGTCCATCTGGTCTACCATCATACTGTCCTGAATGTTTTCACAAAGGCCTTCTCCTCGTGGAAGGTAGAAGAAAAGCACTGCTGTTCTCCAGTAACTTGCTCCCAAGAAATTTCTCCTGATACATTCAACAATACTCCTTTTAGAGTTTAAGATTGGACACAATCAATTGTAGCAGTAGCCTTCCAAATGTTATGTAAGTCTACTACCTCATTTAAGAACTCAAGAGGAAATATTTGCCAcctattttattttcagcttttccTCAGTTTTGTAGGAGtcaaaacaaaatactgaaataaagaaTAAGATGCTGGTTCGTGACAATAAAAGGAGGAATATTAGGACACTCATTTTGTTGAATGATTTTcagacaaataaaattatatttctttcattatctacttataatttatcttttattatttaacttcAAGTTCAATACACTCCATTTAAAActtcttcacagaaattaaaactCCGTGAATAAGGTACTTATCTAAGTTTAGGATTAGTGACATTATCTTTGAATATATCCATCAAGAAAATTCTCAACATTCTATACCAATGAAAATGGGTCTCTTGCCCTGCAACTGTTGGCGGTCCAGGCTAAAGTGGAGAATAATGGTGTCAGATTCAATTTACTGATGTGACTGCCCTTCTCGATGGCAATCCCAAAGACCAAGACGAACAGCCTAATAGCTTACATCCATTTTGATTCATTATAAAGCAACATGACTGACCTGGgccagctgagtcatctcataGGCCAAGCTagcatttttcagtttttatgtgCTGATGTCTGGAAGAGGTAGTTCTAAATGGGTTC
Encoded proteins:
- the Ostn gene encoding osteocrin; this translates as MLDRRLASAHFILAVVVMLWSSGKAFSVDVATEASEFGAAGLQSPATGREEKSAIDLAAKLLLLDELVSLENDVYETKKKRSFPGFGSPLDRLSAGSVDHKGKQRKVVDHSKKQRFGIPMDRIGRNRLSSSRG